Proteins encoded by one window of Puntigrus tetrazona isolate hp1 chromosome 17, ASM1883169v1, whole genome shotgun sequence:
- the LOC122362021 gene encoding uncharacterized protein LOC122362021 has product MLFTASLVMLWWYSTWVKGKSPNTVNQEDTEQITRKKTEEQLEWHFTEGSESSTTSAGDSEVNSAPETVIVHETEDAPETVIIPQKDSAPETDSATEIVIAPEMESAPEADTVPETNGGPETINVPKMDRVPEADTVPEVDSVAESVLVPETVIVTETAIIPEMDGALDTNTVPEIDSSPETVIVSEMDSEKAIIPDFVLETETASEITLPLRLNLSLRLSLSLQPQTASEPETTSETDLPVRLAPASEKDTSTEGDICQTNTSSQIKSASQIESA; this is encoded by the exons atgCTGTTCACTGCCAGTCTGGTGATGTTATGGTGGTACTCCACCTGGGTGAAAGGTAAATCACCGAATACAGTGAATCAGGAGGACACCGAACAGATCACCAGAAAGAAAACCGAGGAACAACTGGAGTGGCATTTCACAGAAG GATCTGAATCTAGTACTACCTCTGCAGGTGACTCTGAGGTGAACAGTGCTCCTGAGACCGTCATTGTCCATGAGACGGAGGATGCACCTGAGACCGTCATCATCCCTCAGAAGGACAGTGCACCTGAGACTGATAGTGCTACTGAGATCGTCATCGCCCCTGAGATGGAGAGTGCTCCTGAGGCTGACACTGTCCCAGAGACAAACGGTGGTCCTGAGACCATCAACGTCCCTAAAATGGACCGTGTACCTGAGGCTGACACTGTCCCTGAAGTAGACAGTGTCGCTGAGTCTGTCCTCGTCCCTGAGACGGTTATTGTGACCGAGACCGCCATCATCCCTGAGATGGACGGAGCACTTGACACTAACACTGTCCCTGAGATAGACAGTTCACCTGAAACTGTTATTGTCTCTGAGATGGACAGTGAGAAGGCCATCATCCCTGACTTTGTCCTTGAGACTGAAACTGCCTCAGAGATAACACTGCCCTTGAGACTGAATCTGTCTCTGAGACTTTCACTGTCTCTTCAGCCTCAAACTGCCTCTGAGCCCGAAACTACCTCTGAGACTGACCTCCCCGTGAGACTGGCCCCTGCGTCTGAGAAAGACACTTCCACTGAAGGGGACATCTGTCAAACTAACACTTCCTCTCAGATTAAGTCTGCGTCTCAGATTGAGTCTGCCTGA